In Bombus vancouverensis nearcticus chromosome 1, iyBomVanc1_principal, whole genome shotgun sequence, a single genomic region encodes these proteins:
- the Cox10 gene encoding cytochrome c oxidase assembly factor 10 isoform X1, with protein MLFIFCSIRISRNICLSSLKLSIAPYSTEATSSVKKLSRTQKYRCLLDTKNVKNQKISPNFVTSFDHQKPTQCVDITNNEKQKNLYIQNKQEWQCIKLDSGKLRKHCFMLSKIRLTSLVVVTTMAGYALAPGPFDAFTFVACSMGTGLVSATANAINQFFEVPFDAQMSRTKNRVLVRGYLTRPGHAIMFAAVSGFSGLLLLYTQVNGLTATLGAANLLLYTLIYTPMKRISILNTWVGSIVGAIPPLMGWASCVGNIISPGAWIMSGLLYAWQFPHFNALSWNLRPDYSRAGYRMMAVTNPKLCRKTALRYTAALMGLCYLAPVCDVTNYWFALLSTPLNAYFLYLAWEFHKHSDSKSSRKLFHFSLIHLPVLIVLMLINKKQWYSDDNGRRDMIPSKEKGDIYTVLMKTIASTFSST; from the exons atgttatttattttttgctcaATCAGGATCTCCCGTAACATATGTCTATCATCGTTGAAACTGTCTATCGCTCCA TATTCTACCGAGGCTACATCAAGCGTAAAGAAATTATCCCGTACACAGAAATACCGATGTTTATTAgacacaaaaaatgtaaaaaatcagAAGATATCACCTAACTTTGTTACATCGTTTGATCACCAAAAGCCTACCCAATGTGTAGATATAACGAACAATGAAAAGCAAAAGaatttatatatacaaaataaacaaGAATGGCAGTGTATAAAATTAGATTCTGGCAAACTTCGAAAACATTGTTTCATGTTATCTAAGATACGGTTAACAT CTTTGGTAGTTGTAACAACCATGGCTGGATATGCATTAGCACCAGGGCCTTTCGATGCTTTTACATTTGTCGCATGTTCTATGGGTACTGGATTAGTGTCTGCAACAGCAAATGCTATCAATCAATTTTTTGAAGTTCCGTTTGATGCACAGATGTCAAGAACAAAGAACAGAGTGTTGGTTAGAGGTTACTTAAC TAGACCCGGCCATGCAATAATGTTTGCAGCGGTATCTGGCTTCAgtggattattattattatatacccAAGTTAATGGATTAACAGCTACTTTGGGAGCAGCTAATCTGCTACTGTACACTCTTATTTACACTCCTATGAAACGCATTAGTATTCTAAATACTTGGGTGGGTTCCATAG TTGGAGCCATACCACCATTAATGGGTTGGGCATCTTGTGTTGGCAATATAATATCTCCAGGTGCTTGGATAATGTCTGGTCTATTATATGCATGGCAGTTTCCTCATTTCAATGCTTTATCATGGAATTTGAGGCCGGATTATTCACGTGCCGGTTATAGAATGATGGCAGTCACGAATCCAAAGCTTTGTCGTAAAacagcattacgttataccgctgCATTAATGGGTCTTTGTTATTTAGCACCAGTTTGTGATGTAACAAATTATTGGTTTGCCTTGTTATCGACACCACTTAATGCATATTTTCTTTACCTTG CTTGGGAATTTCACAAGCACTCTGATAGTAAAAGTTCTCGCAAactgtttcatttttcattgatTCATTTACCTGTTCTTATAGTTCTTATGCTTATAAATAAGAAACAGTGGTATAGTGATGACAATGGACGGAGAGATATGATACCTTCCAAAGAAAAAGGCGATATTTACACAGTTTTAATGAAAACGATTGCATCGACATTTTCGAGCACTTAA
- the Cox10 gene encoding cytochrome c oxidase assembly factor 10 isoform X2, with protein sequence MLFIFCSIRISRNICLSSLKLSIAPYSTEATSSVKKLSRTQKYRCLLDTKNVKNQKISPNFVTSFDHQKPTQCVDITNNEKQKNLYIQNKQEWQCIKLDSGKLRKHCFMLSKIRLTSLVVVTTMAGYALAPGPFDAFTFVACSMGTGLVSATANAINQFFEVPFDAQMSRTKNRVLVRGYLTPGHAIMFAAVSGFSGLLLLYTQVNGLTATLGAANLLLYTLIYTPMKRISILNTWVGSIVGAIPPLMGWASCVGNIISPGAWIMSGLLYAWQFPHFNALSWNLRPDYSRAGYRMMAVTNPKLCRKTALRYTAALMGLCYLAPVCDVTNYWFALLSTPLNAYFLYLAWEFHKHSDSKSSRKLFHFSLIHLPVLIVLMLINKKQWYSDDNGRRDMIPSKEKGDIYTVLMKTIASTFSST encoded by the exons atgttatttattttttgctcaATCAGGATCTCCCGTAACATATGTCTATCATCGTTGAAACTGTCTATCGCTCCA TATTCTACCGAGGCTACATCAAGCGTAAAGAAATTATCCCGTACACAGAAATACCGATGTTTATTAgacacaaaaaatgtaaaaaatcagAAGATATCACCTAACTTTGTTACATCGTTTGATCACCAAAAGCCTACCCAATGTGTAGATATAACGAACAATGAAAAGCAAAAGaatttatatatacaaaataaacaaGAATGGCAGTGTATAAAATTAGATTCTGGCAAACTTCGAAAACATTGTTTCATGTTATCTAAGATACGGTTAACAT CTTTGGTAGTTGTAACAACCATGGCTGGATATGCATTAGCACCAGGGCCTTTCGATGCTTTTACATTTGTCGCATGTTCTATGGGTACTGGATTAGTGTCTGCAACAGCAAATGCTATCAATCAATTTTTTGAAGTTCCGTTTGATGCACAGATGTCAAGAACAAAGAACAGAGTGTTGGTTAGAGGTTACTTAAC ACCCGGCCATGCAATAATGTTTGCAGCGGTATCTGGCTTCAgtggattattattattatatacccAAGTTAATGGATTAACAGCTACTTTGGGAGCAGCTAATCTGCTACTGTACACTCTTATTTACACTCCTATGAAACGCATTAGTATTCTAAATACTTGGGTGGGTTCCATAG TTGGAGCCATACCACCATTAATGGGTTGGGCATCTTGTGTTGGCAATATAATATCTCCAGGTGCTTGGATAATGTCTGGTCTATTATATGCATGGCAGTTTCCTCATTTCAATGCTTTATCATGGAATTTGAGGCCGGATTATTCACGTGCCGGTTATAGAATGATGGCAGTCACGAATCCAAAGCTTTGTCGTAAAacagcattacgttataccgctgCATTAATGGGTCTTTGTTATTTAGCACCAGTTTGTGATGTAACAAATTATTGGTTTGCCTTGTTATCGACACCACTTAATGCATATTTTCTTTACCTTG CTTGGGAATTTCACAAGCACTCTGATAGTAAAAGTTCTCGCAAactgtttcatttttcattgatTCATTTACCTGTTCTTATAGTTCTTATGCTTATAAATAAGAAACAGTGGTATAGTGATGACAATGGACGGAGAGATATGATACCTTCCAAAGAAAAAGGCGATATTTACACAGTTTTAATGAAAACGATTGCATCGACATTTTCGAGCACTTAA